Proteins encoded together in one Coregonus clupeaformis isolate EN_2021a chromosome 30, ASM2061545v1, whole genome shotgun sequence window:
- the LOC121546553 gene encoding semaphorin-3ab-like, which translates to MWRFVTLVLLAHLGSSLTGAWRASQPRLQFTHSELVQNGRLLSLPLAAGDMHSLLPDEDGRRLYVAMKDNLLSTSLDDISQNPHKLYWPASPDRVQECLMAGKDRELECANFLRVLQPYNQTHLYVCGTGAFNPRCAFIPTNTFLKSERQTLSFGETECGKGKCPYDPHQKTATAVIDGELYAGISSDFMSRDSAFFRSLGSRHVIRTEQYDSTWLQDAQFVKVASMAETDNPEDDKVYVFFTERAQEAEGAAGKVLYSRVARVCKNDIGGQRSLVNKWSTFQKARIVCSVPGSDGIQTHFDQLQDIFILHDGKDKKNPLIYGLFTTSSDVLNGSAVCVYRMQDVVRAFKGNFYHKEGPQYKWAEFTGKVPYPRPGTCPSSTYGSYSSTWEYPDDVIFFSRTHPLLQEAVLPLGGRPLLVRVGVHYKFSRLLVDRVEAVDGQYDVLFIGTDSGQVLKSIPLPKEHGVTQEVTLEQLQVFQHKSPVTTMTLSKKKQWLFVGSAEGVAQLALFQCELYGQACTECCLARDPYCTWDGHACSPFMPIARRRNARQVGDEEDPLTQCVRQGAGLQVKSEQRMMMVAEGNSTYLECMPKSRHAAVTWYKQAGENSPELHQLQSGEQLVVIERGVLIRRAEMGHSGVYHCQLEEHGFRWTAVTIRLSVWSPSRALSWSPSNTNPSPDASQPWYQDVMALIHPSSLEKHCQRLGFRQRRNRNRDQDKTKDSDRKTGDGPRGERHKHGGRGGDGGGGRRKSRSKPQQRSPRSA; encoded by the exons aTGTGGCGGTTCGTGACCCTGGTCCTTCTAGCCCACCTGGGGAGCAGTCTGACGGGGGCATGGAGAGCCTCCCAGCCTCGCCTGCAGTTCACCCACTCAG agcttgTCCAGAACGGCCGTCTTCTGTCCCTGCCCCTGGCGGCGGGGGACATGCACTCTCTGCTGCCAGACGAAGATGGCCGCCGGCTCTACGTGGCCATGAAGGACAACCTGCTGTCCACCAGCCTGGACGACATCTCACAGAACCCCCACAAG CTCTACTGGCCAGCAAGTCCAGACCGTGTCCAAGAGTGTTTGATGGCTGGAAAGGACCGGGAG TTGGAGTGTGCTAACTTCCTGCGGGTACTGCAGCCCTACAACCAGACCCACCTGTATGTGTGTGGAACGGGAGCCTTCAACCCTCGCTGTGCCTTCATCCCCACCAACACCTTCCTCAAG TCAGAGCGACAAACTCTGTCATTTGGAGAGACTGAATGTGGGAAGGGAAAGTGTCCATACGATCCACACCAGAAAACTGCCACAGCCGTTATTG ATGGCGAGCTGTATGCTGGGATCTCATCCGACTTCATGAGTCGAGACTCGGCCTTCTTCCGCAGCCTGGGCAGTCGTCATGTGATCCGCACCGAGCAGTACGACTCCACCTGGCTGCAGG atgcCCAGTTTGTTAAGGTGGCCTCGATGGCGGAGACTGATAACCCAGAGGATGACAAGGTGTACGTGTTCTTCACTGAGCGGGCTCAGGAGGCAGAGGGGGCAGCTGGGAAGGTgctgtactcccgagtggcgcgcgTCTGCAAG AATGACATTGGTGGCCAGCGGAGTCTGGTGAACAAGTGGAGCACCTTCCAGAAGGCACGTATAGTCTGCTCCGTCCCTGGATCCGACGGGATACAGACTCACTTTGACCAACTAC AGGACATCTTTATCCTCCATGATGGGAAGGACAAGAAGAACCCTCTGATCTACGGACTCTTTACCACATCCAG TGACGTTCTGAACGGTTCGGCGGTGTGTGTGTACCGCATGCAGGATGTGGTAAGGGCCTTCAAGGGAAACTTCTACCACAAGGAGGGACCACAGTACAAGTGGGCCGAGTTCACAGGAAAGGTCCCCTACCCAAGACCTGGCACA tgTCCCAGCAGTACATACGGTAGCTACAGCTCCACCTGGGAGTACCCTGATGACGTCATCTTCTTCAGCCGTACCCACCCTCTGCTGCAGGAGGCAGTGCTGCCGCTGGGAGGGCGCCCTCTGTTGGTCAGGGTGGGAGTGCACTACAAATTCAGCCGACTGCTCGTGGACCGAGTAGAGGCAGTGGATGGACAGTATGACGTCCTCTTCATCGGCACAG ACTCAGGCCAGGTGCTGAAGTCTATCCCCCTCCCTAAAGAACACGGTGTCACCCAAGAGGTAACCCTGGAGCAGCTGCAGGTCTTCCAG CACAAGTCACCTGTGACTACCATGACACTGTCCAAGAAAAAG CAGTGGCTGTTTGTGGGTTCTGCGGAGGGTGTGGCCCAGTTGGCTCTGTTCCAGTGTGAGCTGTACGGCCAGGCCTGCACTGAATGCTGCCTGGCTAGAGATCCCTACTGCACCTGGGACGGACACGCCTGCAGCCCCTTCATGCCCATCGCACGCAG GAGGAACGCTCGTCAGGTTGGTGATGAGGAGGACCCTCTGACTCAGTGTGTCAGACAGGGAG cTGGTCTGCAAGTGAAATcagagcagaggatgatgatgGTTGCCGAGGGTAACAGCACCTATCTGGAGTGCATGCCCAAATCCAGACATGCAGCCGTCACCTGGTACAAACAGGCAGGAGAGAACAGCCCTGAGCTGCATCAG TTGCAGTCAGGAGAGCAGCTTGTGGTGATAGAGAGAGGTGTTCTGATCCGTCGGGCCGAGATGGGTCACTCTGGCGTGTACCACTGTCAACTGGAGGAGCATGGCTTCCGCTGGACCGCCGTCACCATCCGTCTGAGTGTGTGGAGCCCCTCCCGTGCCCTCTCCTGGTCCCCTAGCAACACCAACCCCAGTCCAGATGCCTCCCAGCCCTGGTACCAGGACGTCATGGCCCTCATCCACCCCAGCAGCCTGGAGAAGCACTGTCAGAGGCTGGGCTTCCGACAACGCCGCAACCGCAACCGCGACCAGGATAAGACCAAGGACAGCGACCGCAAGACAGGGGACGGCCCCAGGGGCGAGAGGCACAAACatggaggccgaggaggagatggaggaggaggcaggaggaaGAGCAGAAGCAAACCCCAGCAGAGGTCTCCACGAAGTGCTTAG